The Erigeron canadensis isolate Cc75 chromosome 4, C_canadensis_v1, whole genome shotgun sequence genome window below encodes:
- the LOC122596788 gene encoding putative disease resistance protein At3g14460 — MAEIILSTLLSIVVEKVASATFNKISHSKEIQSHLKNLETSLPKIQALLNDAAEKEIQDERVKDWLNRLQHLAYDADDILDSLATDDAIDRDLTQEPGVVRRVRKLFNATFSSSATRIQSCKLNDISTKLQQLCDEKNDLGLTVKDKRSKNVNRIYQTSLFDSPNSIVGREVEKEIILKMLLGDEPCDQNNFSVIPIVGMGGIGKTTLARLLYNEPKVKQHFELKAWVCVSDEFDSFNISKVIYEATASEEKKEKKFLDLNLLQEALRIKLAGKRFLLVLDDVWSENIEDWNTLVPPFHAVAPGSKIIITTRKKQLLQQLGKDNPYHLNKLSPEDALSLFAQHSLGATNFNSYPTLRLYGEGIVQKCDGLPLALKSLGTSLKTRTNEEDWKELLDSKIWSLKDEGGILPALRLSYHELSASLKQMFAYSSLFPKDYVFEKEDLILLWMAEGFLHKSTIGDPMEMERLGEKYFDDLLSKSFFEYVDSDKSLFVMHDLMNDLATSIAGSFFVRLDIEMKNKTEEQSAKKYRHMSFVREKFMTGKKFEAFKRANSLRSFLAVPIVSRARWENFHLPNKILVDILPQLPLLRVLCLSNTWIDEVPESVGNLKHLRYLNLSYTPIKYLPDNICNLYNLQTLIVFGCLELSKLPANFSKLKNLRHFDIRDTPSLMNMPLGIGELKSLQTLTKISIGGENDFPISGLKNLKNLRRRVCIDGLDNLQNSDQAREVNLSQMKLSELVVRWSDVFDGSRNQRLEKEVLDVLKPHRDNFKNVEIMSYGGTEFPEWVGDSLFCKLIVVRMYKCRNCVFLPTLGQLPSLKKLYIESMDGVKEVSSELLGNGPATFPSLQFLRFEMMPLWKVWSINAVGVAVFPCLKELHISNCPNMARWEVWSADTDVGVFPCLEKLWIDNCPNLVKVSLEVLPMLKNLNVLNCRDALLRSLVSVASSVTHFSISSILGLSDEVWGGVVQYLGGVEELRIEKCKEIRNLSEISRREKFVRIGGEKKEEGSNLLPTSIRMLKIWGCKNLKHLSCPDTIETLDIHNCENLEHLSCPVNSIQELKIWDCRSVTSVSFRTEGGGWQKLKSLDIWGCNSELEKELEKQLLIIINSTNMMPILEVLRIHNWKDLKSIARFTCLFELTTLVIEDCERIESFPNFHNLTLLKHLRIAYCPSLDGPPSLTSGSGALSGIWPPKLDSLSMGKLKRPISEWGPLPTSLIELKLWGGFGSSLEDEEDVKSFPPLLLPYSLSSSLTRLLLFDFKKMERISSEGLQHLSSLQHLTISSCPKIKDLPKRLLSSLLSLEILYCDELKEKMMSKRGSYWHLISHIPQVDIN; from the coding sequence ATGGCTGAAATCATTCTTTCTACCTTGCTCTCAATTGTTGTTGAGAAGGTAGCCTCTGCAACCTTTAACAAGATATCTCACTCCAAAGAAATTCAGTCCCACCTCAAGAATTTGGAGACCTCATTACCCAAGATCCAAGCTCTACTTAACGATGCAGCTGAGAAGGAAATACAAGATGAAAGAGTCAAAGATTGGCTAAATCGTCTCCAGCATTTGGCTTATGATGCAGACGATATACTCGATTCTTTGGCTACTGATGATGCTATCGACCGTGACCTGACTCAAGAACCTGGTGTGGTCAGAAGGGTAAGAAAGCTCTTCAATGCTACTTTCTCATCATCAGCTACTAGGATACAGTCCTGCAAGCTAAATGATATTAGCACCAAGTTGCAACAGCTATGTGATGAAAAAAATGATCTTGGTTTGACTGTTAAAGATAAAAGGTCAAAAAATGTAAACAGAATTTACCAGACCTCTTTGTTTGATTCACCGAATAGTATTGTTGGACGGGAAGTTGAAAAGGAGATTATTCTCAAGATGCTATTGGGTGATGAACCGTGTGATCAAAACAACTTTAGCGTCATCCCGATTGTCGGTATGGGTGGGATCGGAAAAACCACTCTTGCTAGACTTTTGTATAACGAACCAAAAGTCAAGCAACATTTTGAACTCAAGGCGTGGGTTTGTGTCTCGGATGAGTTTGATAGCTTCAATATAAGCAAAGTTATCTATGAAGCTACAGCTagtgaagaaaagaaagagaagaaatTCCTTGATCTAAACTTGCTTCAAGAAGCTCTTAGAATTAAACTTGCGGGAAAACGATTTCTACTAGTTTTGGACGACGTGTGGAGCGAAAATATCGAAGATTGGAATACCTTAGTGCCTCCATTTCATGCAGTGGCTCCTGGAAGTAAGATTATCATCACGACTCGAAAGAAACAGTTGCTTCAGCAGTTAGGGAAGGATAATCCATACCATCTGAATAAGTTGTCACCGGAAGATGCTTTGTCGTTGTTTGCTCAGCATTCACTGGGTGCAACTAACTTTAATTCATATCCAACACTTAGATTATATGGTGAGGGCATTGTGCAAAAATGTGATGGCCTGCCTTTGGCTCTAAAATCACTTGGAACTTCATTGAAGacaagaacaaatgaagaagatTGGAAGGAGCTATTGGATAGTAAGATATGGAGTTTAAAAGATGAAGGCGGTATTCTTCCTGCTCTTCGACTAAGCTACCATGAGCTTTCTGCAAgtttgaagcaaatgtttgcATACAGTTCCTTGTTCCCCAAAGATTATGTGTTTGAAAAGGAGGACTTGATTTTGCTTTGGATGGCGGAGGGGTTTTTGCACAAATCAACTATAGGCGATCCAATGGAAATGGAACGCTTGGGTGAGAAATATTTTGATGACTTGTTGTCAAAGTCGTTTTTCGAATATGTAGATAGTGATAAATCGTTGTTTGTTATGCATGACCTCATGAATGATCTAGCAACATCTATTGCTGGAAGTTTTTTTGTTAGGTTAGATATTGAAATGAAGAATAAAACTGAAGAACAAAGTGCAAAAAAGTACCGTCACATGTCCTTTGTTCGTGAGAAATTTATGACCGGCAAAAAGTTTGAGGCATTCAAAAGAGCAAATAGTTTGAGATCGTTTTTAGCAGTTCCGATAGTGTCGAGAGCTAGGTGGGAGAATTTTCATTTACCGAATAAGATTTTGGTTGACATTCTTCCTCAATTACCATTATTAAGAGTTCTTTGTTTGAGTAATACATGGATAGATGAGGTACCTGAGTCCGTTGGCAATTTAAAGCACCTGCGATATCTTAATCTATCTTACACTCCAATCAAATATCTACCTGACAATATCTGTAATCTTTATAATTTACAGACATTGATAGTGTTTGGTTGTTTAGAGTTGAGTAAGTTGCCCGCCAACTTTTCAAAGCTGAAAAATCTACGACATTTTGACATTAGGGACACTCCGTCTTTGATGAACATGCCTTTAGGTATTGGTGAGCTGAAAAGTCTACAAACTCTCACCAAGATTAGCATTGGGGGAGAAAACGATTTCCCAATAAGCGGGCTAAAGAACTTGAAGAATCTTCGCCGGAGAGTTTGCATCGATGGGCTAGACAATTTGCAAAATAGTGATCAAGCACGGGAGGTAAACCTGTCACAAATGAAGCTTAGTGAGTTAGTGGTGAGATGGAGTGATGTGTTTGATGGCTCTCGAAATCAAAGACTTGAAAAGGAGGTCCTGGATGTGCTTAAGCCTCATAGAGATAACTTCAAAAATGTTGAAATTATGTCATATGGGGGTACAGAGTTTCCTGAATGGGTTGGGGATTCCTTGTTTTGTAAATTGATTGTTGTTCGTATGTACAAATGTAGAAATTGTGTGTTTCTGCCAACACTTGGGCAGCTGCCATCACTAAAGAAGTTGTATATAGAAAGCATGGATGGTGTGAAAGAGGTAAGTTCAGAGTTGCTCGGGAATGGTCCTGCAACATTCCCTTCACTTCAATTTCTAAGATTTGAAATGATGCCATTGTGGAAAGTATGGTCAATCAATGCAGTGGGTGTTGCAGTGTTTCCATGCCTTAAAGAGCTTCATATAAGCAACTGTCCTAATATGGCACGATGGGAGGTGTGGTCAGCAGATACCGATGTTGGAGTGTTTCCATGCCTTGAAAAGCTTTGGATAGATAATTGTCCTAACTTGGTAAAAGTATCACTGGAAGTACTACCCATGTTGAAGAATTTAAATGTGTTGAATTGTCGTGATGCTTTGTTGAGAAGTCTGGTTAGTGTAGCTTCATCAGTCACACACTTCAGTATATCCAGTATATTAGGACTTAGTGATGAGGTGTGGGGAGGTGTTGTACAATATCTTGGGGGAGTGGAAGAGTTAAGAATTGAGAAGTGTAAAGAAATAAGAAATTTAAGTGAAATAAGTAGGCGTGAGAAATTCGTGAGAATAGGAGGAGAGAAAAAGGAGGAAGGGAGCAACCTCCTCCCAACATCTATTAGGATGTTAAAGATATGGGGTTGTAAGAATCTAAAGCATTTGAGTTGTCCAGACACCATTGAAACCTTGGATATCCATAATTGTGAGAATCTCGAGCATTTGAGTTGTCCAGTTAATAGCATTCAAGAGTTAAAGATCTGGGATTGTAGGTCAGTTACATCTGTCTCTTTCCGAACAGAAGGAGGAGGATGGCAAAAACTTAAGTCACTTGATATATGGGGGTGTAACTCAGAATTGGAGAAGGAATTAGAAAAGCAGCTGTTAATAATAATCAACTCCACAAACATGATGCCAATTCTTGAAGTTTTACGCATACACAACTGGAAAGATCTGAAATCAATAGCAAGATTTACTTGTTTGTTTGAGCTCACCACATTGGTAATAGAAGATTGTGAGAGAATAGAGTCCTTTCCCAATTTTCATAATCTCACCTTGTTAAAGCATCTGAGAATTGCATATTGTCCAAGTTTGGATGGTCCTCCTTCTCTTACAAGTGGTAGTGGAGCTCTAAGTGGGATTTGGCCTCCTAAATTGGATTCCCTAAGTATGGGGAAGTTGAAGAGGCCCATATCAGAATGGGGTCCACTCCCAACCTCACTCATTGAACTAAAGTTATGGGGTGGATTTGGATCATCacttgaagatgaagaagacgTCAAGAGTTTCCCACCCTTACTTCTTCCTTATTCATTATCATCATCCCTTACCCGGCTTctattatttgattttaagaaaatggaaagaaTATCCTCAGAGGGACTCCAACATCTCTCCTCTCTCCAACATCTCACCATTTCTAGTTGCCCAAAGATAAAAGATCTTCCTAAAAGACTGTTGTCTTCACTTTTGAGTTTAGAAATCCTTTATTGCGATGAACTAAAAGAAAAGATGATGAGTAAAAGAGGCTCCTATTGGCACCTTATCTCCCATATCCCTCAAGTCGACATAAACTAG